The Argentina anserina chromosome 5, drPotAnse1.1, whole genome shotgun sequence genome includes the window gtatatttaataaaataaagaaaaaatataatatggTAATTATTTAgctaaatataataaaaaatatatataactaaataatttacttaattaacatatacaacaaataaaatacatataaaattattaattaaatgaATGAGTTTGGGTCAAGCTTTTTAGGGCCGGCCGAGCTTTGGTGTTATGACCATTTACTAGTAATCACTAATATGGAATGTTTACCTATTTTGGGCCTTACATTTGTGTGATAACTGGACCCGAGTTGGGTTCTTTTAGTGTCGGGTCTCTAGGGTATGTTCTTAGCTTGAGCCTTGAGCTATATAATCAGCTTCCATTGTAAGAAGATAGTTATCAAATGAATATGAAACTTATCGTCTAATTTAATTCCTTTCACTTTCCTTTAATTTCCTTCTTCAATTCATTATATGTTCctttaatttcctttttcaaTTCCTTGATGGATTACGATCCTATCATTTGGTCTTATGGACTCTAACGGGCGAGGCCTTGGGCTGGACCGAGGCTTTGAACCCTCAGCCTCTACCCAGTCTTATACCCATAAGGTCGGGCTTTAACTGGGCCGAGCTTTGGTTTGGGCTACACATGGGCTTTTAGGCCCTTGGCCCAAGTGATGACCCTTATTTGAGActcaatttgattaaaaatccACTTACACAGAAACCACATCATCGACAAGTACGTATATACTACATACTATATAATGGCCTCATCAAACACCATATCAAAATGGTTGAGAGGATCGGACTACCACACTCCACCTCAAAGACTAATAAGAACGACTCATGAACTAGAAATAATATGGTAAGGTAGATAATGATGTAAAACAGATGACATCAAGAATTGAAGAGCAAATGGACTGACACAAGAAATGGAAGGTCGATACTATTCATGTTTAGGCTACGAGATCAAAATAGGGCGAATGATACATTTTCGGAAAATAAATGGTGCCAGAAATCAAACTCGTCGTTTTGCCACGATGTGTGCTTTTTCGGGCATCTAACGTCGTTTAGGCCATCAAAACaacttttagtgtttttcgaatttatttgttttggattttattttatttgaaccCATGGGCTTGATTAGGCTTTTGTTAGCGGCCTACGGTTTCgttttagtatataagccACCTCTTGTGGCCGTATGATACATCTTTGATATCATAAAACTTTTGAGTTCTCTCAATTTTCCTGATGGATTCCAGAACTTTTCATGGATTTGAGAAAAAAGTCTTGTGGATTCAAAGATGCCATTAGTGGATTCTAACGAATTAGTCTCGATGCAttagttggtatcagagtaGGTTATTTTCTTGGTGGTTTTCAATTTGTATGCAATGGCTTATCAACCTGTTACGAAGGCTGAGTTCAATGCTCAGATAAATGAGTTGCAAAATCAGATTGATCAGATTTTGGTGTTGCTAggccaaaacaacaacaataacaacaacaataatcCGAAACGTGAAGAGGATGATGACTCTGAGTCAGAGGGAGAACTTTCAGTTGCTGGTAGTGATAAGACAATTAATCTAACTGATTATAAGATGAAGGCTGAAATTCTAACTTTCTCGGGGCATCTGAAAATTGAGGATTTCCTTGATTGACTGGTAGAAGTTGACATATTCTTTAATATGATGGAGGTGCAAGAGATGAAGAGAGTAAATATGGTGGCCTTTCGATTGAAGAGTAGTGTGGTTATGTGGTGGGATACGTTATAGCAACAACGTCGGAGGCAAGGAAAGAAACCAGTTCAGACATGGCGGAGAATGAAGCAACTCTAAAAGAATCAGTTTCTCCCTGTAAATTATGAACAAATACTCTATCACATATACATAGACTGTATGCCAGACAATAACAGTAGATGAATATATTGATGAGTTTGTGAGGCTAGCAGAACGTAATGAATTGAGGGAGTCAAAGGCTTAACAAGTGGCGAGGTACTTAAGTGGATTAAGACCTTCCATTCAGGAGAGAATCAAACTGCAGACTGTGTGGACTATAGCTGCAGCTCAAAATTTAGCATTAAAGGCTGAGATGATGGCAAATGCGAAGAAACCTTTCTACAATCCGAACGAGAAAGGCAGAATCCTACATATGAGAAGACTATCATTCATGTCAAGACATGATAAAGTGCCAAGGTCTCCCTGAAAAGACTGGGAATCCTAATCAAACCGGGAACCCTAATCACAACCAGAAGATGAATCCTTATACTAAGCCTTTTGGAGATATTTGTTATCATTGCAAGAAACCTGGTCATCCTTCTAATGTTTGTCTACAAAGAAAAAAGGTGAATTTAGTAGAGAATGAAGGATAGAAtgatgaagaggaagaggataGAGAAGATGATGGTTAATGCAGGGCTGAGTTTGCTATCGAAGAAGGGCTGGAGAGAGTTACTTTGGTGTTACACAGAGTCATGTTGGCACTAAGAGAGGAAAGCCAATGACACAGCATATTTTGTTCCGCCTACTTAGTGAATAACAAGGTATGTGAGATAATTGTAGACAATGGAAgttgtgagaattttgtgtCGCAAAAACTGGTGGATTTTATGAAATTTCCTGCATAACTTCACCATAGGCCTTACAAACTAGGTTGGGTAAAGAAAGGTCCTCAAGCTGAAGTCACAATGTCATGTAGAGTTCCTATTTGAATTCCAAAGCACTATCGTGATGAGGTTATGTGTGATGTGATTGATATGGATACTTGTTACATACTGTTAGGGAGACCTTGGCAATATGATTTGGATGTTACTCACAAGGGCAGGGATAATGTAATGTTATTTACCTAGAATCAGCACAAGATTGCGATGGCTCCCACAAACACTTCTACCGGTTCTAGAAAGGATACTTCGAGTTTCCTTGCCATTACCAACAGTGAGTACGAGCTAAATGATGCCTTCAAATAATCCAAAACCATTTTCCTATAGTGGCTAAGGGTTTAATGGTAGCAGAGAAGCAATGTGAGGAGGTTCTTAAGGAGGTATTGGAGGGGTTAAAAGAGTTAAGGGATGAGATTACCGATGAACTTCCTCCCATAAGGGACATCCAACATCAGATCGACTTCATTCCAAGAGCTAGCTTACCAAATCTGCCACATAACATAATGAGCCATAAGGAGTGTGAAATATTATGGGAGATTGTTAAAGATCTGTTGAGGAAGGGGTTTATTAGAGAGAGTATGAGTCCATGTGCAGTTCCGGTCTTGTTGGTGCCTAAGAAAGGAGGAACATGGAGGGTGTGTGTAGATAGCAAGGCTATTAACAAGATAACTATCAAGTACAGGTTCCCCATTCACGCCTAGAAGACATGCTTGGTGAGTTAAATGGGTTGAAGTGTTTCTCAAAAATAGACTTGAGGAGTGGATATCACCAAATTAGAGTCAAGCCTGGAGATGAGTGGAAAACATCATTCAAGACTAAGGATGGGTTATATGAGTGGTTGGTGATGCCATTTGGGTTGTCCAATACCCCTAGCACTTTTATGTGTCTTATAAACCAGGTTCTTGGTCCATTCATTGgatcttttgttgttgtttattttGATGACATTCTTATTTATACTAGAGATAAGAAGGGGCATTTGGAACATGTAAGACAGGTTCTGAAAGTGTGACAACCTAACAAGTTGTATATTAACCTGAAAAAGTGCACCTTTTGTACCCACAAACTACTGTTTTTAGGGTTTGTGGTTGGAGAAGATGATATACAAGGTTGATGAGGAGAAGGTGTGTAATACCCTGTACTTTTCAAACACTTAGGACTCAACGTCTCGACATTTTTCCGAAATGTCGGGTTAGTGGTTTAACACTTTGATGTTAGACTACACATCGTCATGAGCGCGGAAATGTTTTCGTAATATTTTTCCGTTGCTCTGTTTATTTCACTACAAATTTTCAAAGTTTTTacaatttggttttgttttctgaAAAATCCTTTTTCACTAACTTAATTTTTCTAACCGTTagatctattttttttctccgaCTTATTATGGGCCATCGATCTGAAGGCCATTTAAAGCTCAACCTTACTTGAGTCCATTTCATTCTATCATTTTCTGTTGCGGcacctctctttctctctcacctccttctctctctgaACCAGACGCACTGACACCACTTTAATCTCCTCACCTTTCTCTGTAAGACTATGCCCATTGATCATCAAGGCAAGCCATATTCCAAAATCTGTGAATTTTGGCAGTGAAGAATAACGAGAGGATTTTGGCAAAACCTCTAACTCCTATGGTGCCAAACTTCATTCTTTGGTAAGCCTTGCTTCAAATCTTCATACCCAATTTGTCTCTACCTTCAATTTCATTGATTAAACCCAAATTCTCCTTCTCTGGATTATTTTTGCTATGGAACTCGAGCCTCAACAAACCTTTTATTCTTTCGATGTTGACGAGATATATACTTAGAGGCTTGGGAGGAGTTATGTAAAGATATTGAGAAATTGGAGTAGCTCTGGAGCACGTCAGCTGTTTGGATTTGAAGATAGGAATACCACCGACACTAGCTTTGTAATTTATCTCATTTGAGGTATAAACCCACCTCCTAACCTATGATGCACCGGTACGGGTACGGGTACTGCATGATACGGGGACACGTTTTTTTCTAGTATGTAGCATTTTGGAtacgttttgtaaaataatatttaatatatatatatataataaattctaaaatttgATAAAAACAAGCAATTAGAAATTTATAACACATAAATTCCATCAATTTACAATAAACATAACTACATAAGTCCATTAATTAACTACTTAATAAGttcaatcaaaataaaaaataagaagtGGTAACCATGATATATAGAATGTGATGTCTTCCTCTCTTCAatcatcttcatcctcattgTCAAATATTACACCCTCAAAGTCCGGTTCATCAAGGGAGAGGTTTGCAATCTCAATCATACCACCATTCACATTAACAATTGTATCATAATCATCTCCTCCAATATCCCACATATCCCCATTTTTATATTGTAGAGTTCTTCTTGAAAGGAGCCTAAGATTGTTATGAACAAAAACCAAGTCTTCGGCTCTTTGAGGTGTAATCCTATTCCTTCTCAATGAGTGTATAAACTTGTAGGTGCTCCAATTCCTCTCACAACATGAAGAGGAGCAAGGTTGCCCTAGTAATTTTAAGGCTAGCTTTTGAATATTTGGTGTGGTAGAACCATGAACAGTCCACCATTTTATAGGGTCCATCTTACCTCTATCATTCATGAAATCACTACTTGCAAACTCATCCAAACATGCTGAAAAAGAGGCAAACTCCTCATTAACCATCCTCCTCTCATCTTCATTAGCAAAGTACTTCTTGAGAcattcttttctctcttttgcaATCTCACTATTTTGATGTGGAGGAATACGATTAGGAGCTCCATTAAGATATTCTATACTATAATATCTATAAATTTCATATAAATCACAACACAATTAACATTTGAAAGTTGTAATTGgaaatgaaaactaaaactcaaatatataattcaaatgtACCTTGGGTTCAATGAGTGTGCCATGCAATGAAGAAGTCTGGAGCTCTTGGTCCATCTTGCAAGCAAAATGGAATACACCACATTGTAAAATGGAGACTCCTCTTCATATTCCTTGCATTCTTCCTTATAGATCGCCACCTTCACTTCTTCAATCATGGTATCCCACCACTCATATACCTTGTGAAGACATGGCTCATCCGTGTCACATCTTCTAAGCATCACATATATAGGTAATGTAAAGGAAAGGATATAGTCAATTTTCCTCCACCATTCATTACTTATAATGTAATCACTCACCGCCGTTGCTTTTCCCACATCATCATCCTTATAATTATCTCATTCATCACTAATCACCATGCGTTGTAGATTTTGCTTAATCTTTTTAAACCTCTTAAGCATTACAACAACGGATGCAAAACGTGTCTCGGCAATCGATAACATCTTCAATGGAGAATGTTGATTGAACATAGCCAACCTCATACCATGGTTCATGATGAAATTCTTTACAAAATACACATCATCGACAATTTGACTAATCCAATTACATTCATCATAAGCTGTCCTATTAGACACAATTGAGCTAGGTGTGCATATGTTCTTTAAAGCAAGGTTAAGTGTATGCACTACACATGGAGTCCAAAGTATATGTGGGAATCTAACATTAATAATAGCTCTTGCAGCCTTACAATTGCTTGCATTATCAGTAATTACCTGGACTACATGTTGTGGACCGATCTCCAAGATAGTATCAATGAGCAAGTCTGAAATGAAGTGTTTGTCTTTGGATTCTCCTTCACAATTTTCAGCCCTCAAGAACATAGGTCCACTCTCACAAGCTGCCATGACATTAATAAGTGGTCTTCTTTGAGTGTCAGACCACCCATCACTACACACACTAACCCCCTTTGCCTTCCATGTGAGCTTAATTGGTTCTAACAACCTCTCaatgtggtttctttctttctgtaGAAGAGTTGTCCGCAATGCATTGTAACCAGGTGGACGGTAACCGGCAATTGGACAAGCACATGCCCGATTGAATGCACGGATGTAGTGAGGATTCTTGGCGAGATTAAAAGACAAGCCACCGGTATAAAACATCCTTGCTATTTCACCATCTAATTGCTCTCTAACACCATTATTGAATGCTTTTTCAAGCGGTCCACTCACTCCCTTCCTCTTCTTAGAAGTGTCTACACTATATCATCAAGCAAATCTAGCCCAACTCTAAATGTACTTCAACACGAAGAACCTTGCTTGATGAAGGGAGAGGAACTAATTTAGGTCCAGCCATTTTCTTACTTAACTCATGTGATTCCATCAAAGTAGTAAGCTCCATATGCTTAGCATCACCGATCTTTTGACATATTCTAATCCCTTTGTCACTTATCTTAAGAAGATGTTGTTTCACTCTATAATGTGACCCATGAAACTTTATCCCACAAAAACTACACTTCCACTCACAATTCCCACCTTGTCCCTTCTTAGCTTCACTGATAATTGTTACATATTGCCACAAGGGAGAACCCTTGTTATTATCTCCAACACCACCTTCATCCTCTCCCACATGTGAGTTAGCAGACGACGGATCACTCATTCTGTGTTCAATTGAATATATGAATCACTCATTTTGTATTGAACTATTAATTATATAAACGATGAAAGATTATTCTAAAAGTAATTCACATTCTATATGGAAAAGTCTTGGGAGATGTGTGTTCGATATTTATATCCAGGTCTGCATCATCTTAAGAGATTTTATTTCAACTATATGTTCTGAATTCCCATGACTAACATGTCTGTGAATGATTAAATTGATAATATTTTGTTCCAACTTGCTATTACCTTGATTTAAGAAGAGATTACTGATAggaacacaaagtgtgacgttcttaatgtatatatgccctattcttatgctttgttacttcttatttagttgttttaggttcatatttgtcatatgtatgtttgaagtaaagctatttcgattttagatgatttgatgatgaaattgtgctaagtgttagaactcctgattgaactaggaatccttactcgactaggactctactttcctattttcattctttcctattccttaatcgacgatttcttttcaggaacgacaaatcatatttggaaagaaaggagagttgccgagttgcattcctagttgaacaaggaaatcatattcgagttgaagaaggagaagaggaggccggcctagctactcctagttggactaagagattgccgtgcagcccttaaagagatctccctattgaacttggtttcctacatcaagttggatatggagtacataaagcaaatccataacaaagaggatttcagtttcccaattggattctatttccttttggcacgcaagaaggcttcctacacctctatatatagaggccggcctctccattcagcatcatcatcaaccctacacaaaaacacagccatagctctgccgaattcatccttcaccattccaagaaatcctaaaaccgattccatcattcctcacctatcaatagccttcaaacacgcttgtgaaggaggtttcatccatagaagactcggctacacttgtggattgcttgatttataaagtgtaaccatgactcACTCTTGTCTATTTcgggtttaggttttatttcgaatcatggatgaagttgcgatttggttagagtagtcttgtatcaattttgtctatgaaatagctacttgattcaatttatatagatgattcgaaaattatgttttggttttatgattttctgttttggttttttgCCGAATGTGTGCTTGAACAATTTTCGATTCCTaggtgttatgactatgcttgtagcatgatatttaggttgttggattaaagacttatgctaagaaca containing:
- the LOC126795640 gene encoding uncharacterized protein LOC126795640 encodes the protein MSDPSSANSHVGEDEGGVGDNNKGSPLWQYVTIISEAKKGQGGNCEWKCSFCGIKFHGSHYRVKQHLLKISDKGIRICQKIGDAKHMELTTLMESHELNTSKKRKGVSGPLEKAFNNGVREQLDGEIARMFYTGGLSFNLAKNPHYIRAFNRACACPIAGYRPPGYNALRTTLLQKERNHIERLLEPIKLTWKAKGVSVCSDGWSDTQRRPLINVMAACESGPMFLRAENCEGESKDKHFISDLLIDTILEIGPQHVVQVITDNASNCKAARAIINVRFPHILWTPCVVHTLNLALKNICTPSSIVSNRTAYDECNWISQIVDDVYFVKNFIMNHGMRLAMFNQHSPLKMLSIAETRFASVVVMLKRFKKIKQNLQRMVISDE
- the LOC126795638 gene encoding uncharacterized protein LOC126795638; the encoded protein is MIEEVKVAIYKEECKEYEEESPFYNVVYSILLARWTKSSRLLHCMAHSLNPRYYSIEYLNGAPNRIPPHQNSEIAKERKECLKKYFANEDERRMVNEEFASFSACLDEFASSDFMNDRGKMDPIKWWTVHGSTTPNIQKLALKLLGQPCSSSCCERNWSTYKFIHSLRRNRITPQRAEDLVFVHNNLRLLSRRTLQYKNGDMWDIGGDDYDTIVNVNGGMIEIANLSLDEPDFEGVIFDNEDEDD